In a single window of the Rhodoferax saidenbachensis genome:
- a CDS encoding 16S rRNA (uracil(1498)-N(3))-methyltransferase codes for MPRFYCPTPLVTDALLELPAGAARHVQVLRLQPGDAITLFNGESTEEFDATVTRMGRSDVQVQVGEARTTAREPARRVHLAVGMPANDRMDWLVEKATELGVASIRPLMTERSVLRLSGERAEKKVAHWQSVAISACEQCGGNRVPTVHPVLTLAQWLKALPAAAGDSQRLLLSLREGSAALRTRPLTDEAVFLSGPEGGLGPAEEDLALASGFAPVSLGPRVLRAETAALAALTTLALLP; via the coding sequence ATGCCACGTTTCTACTGCCCCACCCCACTGGTGACTGACGCCCTGCTGGAGCTTCCCGCAGGCGCCGCGCGCCATGTGCAGGTGCTGCGCCTGCAGCCGGGCGACGCCATCACGCTGTTCAACGGCGAAAGCACCGAAGAGTTCGACGCCACCGTCACCCGCATGGGCCGCAGTGATGTGCAAGTGCAGGTGGGCGAGGCGCGCACCACGGCCCGTGAACCGGCCCGCCGCGTGCACCTGGCCGTGGGCATGCCCGCCAACGACCGCATGGACTGGCTGGTCGAAAAAGCCACCGAACTCGGCGTGGCCAGCATCCGGCCGTTGATGACCGAACGCAGTGTGCTGCGCCTCTCGGGCGAACGCGCCGAGAAAAAAGTGGCGCACTGGCAAAGCGTGGCCATCTCGGCCTGCGAGCAGTGCGGCGGCAACCGCGTGCCCACGGTGCACCCGGTACTCACACTGGCCCAATGGCTCAAAGCCCTGCCCGCAGCAGCGGGAGACTCGCAGCGCTTGCTGCTGTCCTTGCGCGAAGGCAGCGCCGCGCTGCGCACGCGTCCGTTGACTGACGAGGCTGTGTTTCTGTCTGGCCCCGAAGGCGGCTTGGGCCCCGCCGAAGAAGACCTGGCACTGGCCAGCGGCTTTGCCCCGGTGTCCCTGGGCCCGCGCGTGCTGCGCGCAGAAACCGCCGCGCTGGCCGCACTCACCACCCTGGCACTGCTGCCCTAG
- the rsmA gene encoding 16S rRNA (adenine(1518)-N(6)/adenine(1519)-N(6))-dimethyltransferase RsmA produces MKHIARKRFGQHFLSDGGIIDAIVHEIAPKPGQRMVEIGPGLAALTQPLVERLGHLTVIELDRDLAVRLRSHGQLTVIESDVLKVDFGHIQSAQPAIENIAITDAASHGVDKLRVVGNLPYNISTPILFHLLQYVDAIEDQHFMLQKEVIDRMVAKPATSDYSRLSVMLQWRYAMENVLFVPPESFDPPPRVDSAVVRMLPLAQPPAIDIALFSEMVQVAFSQRRKLLRHTLGRWLEARGVAGTFDVQRRAEEVPVQEYVSLVQQL; encoded by the coding sequence ATGAAACACATCGCGCGCAAACGATTTGGCCAGCATTTTCTGTCGGACGGCGGCATCATCGATGCCATCGTGCATGAGATTGCGCCCAAGCCGGGGCAACGTATGGTGGAGATTGGGCCGGGCCTGGCCGCGCTGACACAGCCACTGGTGGAGCGCCTGGGGCACCTCACCGTGATCGAGCTGGACCGTGACTTGGCCGTGCGCCTGCGTAGCCATGGGCAACTTACTGTCATTGAATCTGATGTGCTCAAAGTGGACTTTGGCCATATCCAGTCTGCGCAACCAGCTATAGAAAATATAGCAATTACAGATGCTGCGTCACACGGTGTGGACAAGCTGCGCGTGGTCGGAAATCTGCCGTACAACATTTCGACGCCCATCCTGTTCCACCTGCTGCAGTACGTGGATGCCATTGAAGACCAGCACTTCATGCTGCAAAAGGAAGTGATAGACCGCATGGTGGCGAAACCGGCCACCTCGGACTACAGCCGTCTGAGCGTGATGCTGCAGTGGCGTTACGCCATGGAGAACGTGTTGTTCGTGCCGCCCGAAAGCTTTGATCCGCCACCCCGGGTGGACAGTGCGGTGGTGCGTATGCTGCCGCTGGCGCAGCCCCCGGCGATCGATATTGCGCTGTTCAGTGAAATGGTCCAGGTGGCCTTTAGCCAACGCCGCAAGCTGTTGCGCCATACTTTGGGCCGTTGGCTCGAAGCGCGCGGCGTTGCTGGCACGTTTGATGTGCAGCGGCGTGCCGAAGAAGTGCCCGTGCAGGAATATGTGAGTCTCGTGCAGCAGCTTTGA
- a CDS encoding barstar family protein gives MDMPLRTVRTNIVQSIRAFRVPDLQEAAQGLGHHFLYANLANAQTKQDVLDMIGQQFMLPTTVSKNFDALYDSMTDPVHKSGPQPGFIVVLEHIPANAKFDKEAREQLLDIFRDTADYWGDRKIPFRCFYSFL, from the coding sequence ATGGATATGCCACTTCGAACTGTTAGAACGAACATCGTTCAATCGATCCGCGCCTTCCGCGTGCCGGATCTGCAGGAAGCCGCCCAAGGTTTGGGTCACCACTTTCTGTACGCCAACCTGGCCAACGCACAAACCAAGCAGGACGTGCTGGACATGATTGGTCAGCAGTTCATGCTGCCGACCACCGTCAGCAAGAACTTCGACGCGCTGTATGACAGCATGACCGACCCGGTGCACAAGTCGGGCCCACAGCCCGGTTTCATCGTCGTGCTGGAGCACATCCCTGCCAACGCCAAATTCGACAAGGAAGCGCGCGAGCAATTGCTCGACATCTTCCGCGACACGGCCGACTACTGGGGAGACCGGAAGATACCGTTCAGGTGCTTCTATTCTTTTCTGTAG
- a CDS encoding ribonuclease, translated as MFSAWAGNGIQAKALATDSATVALSQLPPQGRETYQLVHQGGPFPYAKDGVVFGNRERLLPLQKRGYYREYTVKTPGSRDRGAQRIVCGGPSTLPDACYYTADHYASFRKVVP; from the coding sequence CTGTTTTCTGCCTGGGCAGGAAACGGAATTCAGGCCAAAGCCCTGGCAACAGACAGTGCCACGGTGGCGCTCAGCCAACTACCTCCGCAAGGCCGCGAAACATACCAGCTGGTTCACCAGGGTGGTCCCTTTCCTTACGCAAAAGACGGCGTGGTATTCGGTAATCGGGAGCGACTGCTTCCCCTGCAAAAGCGGGGCTACTACCGCGAATACACCGTCAAGACACCGGGTTCACGTGACCGGGGAGCCCAACGCATTGTGTGCGGAGGCCCCTCCACCCTGCCAGACGCCTGTTATTACACGGCCGACCACTACGCGAGTTTTCGCAAGGTTGTGCCCTGA
- a CDS encoding FAD-dependent oxidoreductase, which yields MNPLIIIGAGLAGWTTVREFRKLDTTTPIVLVTSDNGDFYAKPSLSNAFGQKRSPAQLVTTPAAKMAETQNVTLMAHTRVEAIDTAAQTLQLSHAGASTTLAYSQLVLALGAQPIRVPVQGNAANQVRSINSLDDFSSFHSALSPHAESAESSEIDSKTVLIMGAGLIGCEFANDLLQAGHTVHVVDPATRPLALLLPEGAGLQLQQALAALGVTWHFGATVQAVDADATRLAVRLSDGSVVQADAVLSAIGLRADTTLAVAAGLQCERGIVVNDLLQTSAAHVYALGDCAQYASAGQRTLPYVMPIMNAARALAATLAGTATPLVFPLMPVSVKTPALPLVVSTAHPAQAGLWQADADAADGVWRFLDPEGAQRGFVLAGKHTARRMELAKLTLL from the coding sequence GTGAACCCACTAATCATCATCGGCGCAGGTTTGGCCGGCTGGACCACGGTGCGCGAGTTCCGCAAGCTCGACACCACCACGCCCATCGTGCTGGTCACCTCCGATAACGGCGACTTCTACGCCAAGCCCTCGCTGTCCAACGCCTTCGGCCAGAAGCGCAGCCCCGCGCAACTGGTCACCACACCGGCCGCCAAGATGGCCGAGACGCAAAACGTCACGCTGATGGCGCACACGCGCGTCGAAGCCATCGACACTGCGGCACAAACACTGCAGCTCAGCCATGCGGGCGCCTCCACCACGCTCGCCTATAGCCAGTTGGTACTGGCACTGGGCGCGCAGCCGATCCGCGTGCCGGTACAGGGCAATGCCGCAAACCAGGTGCGGTCGATCAATTCACTGGATGACTTTTCAAGCTTTCATTCAGCCCTGAGCCCGCATGCAGAGAGCGCGGAAAGCTCCGAAATAGATAGCAAAACCGTACTCATCATGGGCGCCGGCCTGATCGGCTGCGAGTTTGCCAACGACCTGCTTCAGGCTGGCCACACCGTGCACGTGGTGGACCCAGCCACACGCCCACTGGCGCTGCTGCTGCCCGAAGGCGCAGGACTGCAGTTGCAGCAGGCCCTGGCAGCACTGGGCGTGACCTGGCACTTTGGCGCCACGGTACAGGCCGTTGACGCAGACGCCACACGCCTGGCCGTGCGCCTGTCGGACGGCAGCGTGGTGCAAGCCGATGCGGTGCTCAGCGCCATTGGCCTGCGGGCCGACACCACACTCGCCGTCGCTGCAGGCCTGCAGTGCGAGCGTGGCATTGTGGTGAATGACTTGCTGCAAACCTCGGCCGCGCACGTCTACGCGCTGGGCGACTGCGCGCAGTACGCCTCGGCCGGACAGCGCACGCTGCCCTATGTCATGCCCATCATGAACGCGGCCCGGGCGCTCGCCGCCACACTGGCGGGTACGGCCACACCGCTGGTGTTTCCGCTGATGCCGGTGTCGGTCAAGACGCCAGCGCTGCCGCTCGTGGTGTCCACCGCGCACCCGGCGCAAGCCGGTTTGTGGCAGGCGGACGCTGACGCGGCAGACGGTGTCTGGCGCTTTCTGGATCCCGAAGGCGCGCAGCGCGGCTTTGTGCTCGCGGGCAAACACACGGCGCGGCGCATGGAACTGGCCAAGCTCACCTTGCTCTGA
- a CDS encoding NADP-dependent malic enzyme, with protein MPEQSSAVPHGPVSNSAEKKAQLRQAALEYHEFPTPGKIAVSATKQLVNQHDLALAYSPGVAAPCEEIVKDPNNAFKYTSRGNLVAVITNGTAVLGLGDIGPLASKPVMEGKAVLFKKFAGIDVFDLEIDEKHDLDKLVDIIASLEPTFGGINLEDIKAPDCFYVERKLRERMKIPVFHDDQHGTAICVGAAILNGLKVANKDPKNVKLVTSGAGAAALACLGLLVKLGIPRENIYVTDLAGVVYEGRTELMDEDKIQFAQKTDARTLREVIVGADIFLGLSAGGVLKQDMVKSMAPRPLIFALANPTPEILPEEVKAVRDDAIMATGRTDYPNQVNNVLCFPYIFRGALDAGASTITLEMEIAAVHAIAELAQAEQSEVVAAAYVGEHLAFGPEYLIPKPFDPRLMMMIAPAVAKAAADSGVALRPIADMDAYRERLQSFVYASGTTMKPIFTAAKKALKKRVAYAEGEDERVLRAAQIVVDERLALPTLIGRPKVIAERIEKFGLRLKEGVDYNVVNVEQDHRYRDFWQTYHRMTERKGVTVQVAKIEMRRRLTLIGAMLLHKGDVDGLICGTWGTTALHLHYIDQVIGKRQGGSPSTPQDVQIYACMNGLMLPGRQVFLVDTHVNYDPNPEELCEITVMAAEEMMRFGVKPKVALLSHSNFGSSNEPSAIKMRQTLALLQQQAPWLEVDGEMHGDVALDGAARKALMPNSTLHGDANLLVLPNIDAANIAYNLLKTAAGGNIAIGPVLLGAAKPVHVLTASTTVRRIVNMTALTVADANATR; from the coding sequence ATGCCCGAACAGTCTTCCGCCGTACCCCACGGCCCCGTGTCCAACTCCGCTGAGAAAAAGGCGCAGTTGCGCCAAGCGGCACTGGAATACCATGAGTTCCCTACACCCGGCAAGATTGCCGTGTCGGCGACCAAACAACTGGTCAACCAGCACGATCTGGCACTGGCCTATTCACCCGGCGTCGCTGCTCCCTGCGAAGAAATCGTCAAAGACCCGAACAACGCCTTCAAGTACACCAGCCGCGGCAACCTGGTCGCGGTGATCACCAACGGCACGGCCGTGCTGGGCCTAGGTGATATTGGTCCGCTGGCGTCCAAGCCGGTGATGGAAGGCAAGGCCGTACTGTTCAAGAAATTCGCCGGCATCGACGTGTTCGATCTGGAAATCGACGAGAAACACGACCTCGACAAACTGGTCGACATCATTGCGTCGCTGGAGCCCACCTTTGGTGGCATCAACCTCGAAGACATCAAGGCACCCGACTGCTTTTACGTCGAGCGCAAGCTGCGCGAACGCATGAAGATCCCAGTGTTCCACGACGACCAGCACGGCACGGCCATCTGCGTGGGCGCTGCGATTCTGAATGGCCTGAAAGTGGCCAACAAGGATCCGAAAAACGTCAAGCTGGTGACATCCGGTGCCGGTGCGGCGGCGCTGGCCTGCCTGGGCTTGCTGGTCAAGCTGGGCATCCCGCGCGAAAACATCTATGTGACGGATCTGGCCGGCGTGGTCTACGAAGGCCGCACCGAACTCATGGACGAAGACAAGATCCAGTTCGCCCAGAAAACCGATGCGCGCACCTTGCGCGAGGTGATTGTTGGCGCCGACATCTTCCTCGGATTGTCCGCCGGCGGTGTGCTCAAGCAGGACATGGTCAAGTCCATGGCCCCACGCCCACTGATCTTTGCACTGGCCAACCCCACGCCTGAAATCCTGCCCGAAGAAGTCAAAGCGGTGCGCGACGACGCCATCATGGCCACCGGCCGCACCGACTACCCGAACCAGGTCAACAACGTCCTGTGTTTCCCCTACATCTTCCGCGGTGCGCTGGACGCCGGTGCCTCCACCATCACGCTGGAGATGGAGATTGCCGCGGTGCACGCCATTGCCGAATTGGCACAGGCAGAGCAGAGCGAAGTGGTCGCCGCCGCGTACGTGGGCGAACACCTGGCGTTTGGCCCCGAATACCTGATCCCCAAGCCGTTTGACCCGCGCCTGATGATGATGATTGCGCCGGCTGTGGCCAAGGCCGCTGCAGACAGCGGCGTGGCGTTGCGCCCGATTGCAGACATGGACGCCTACCGCGAGCGGCTGCAAAGTTTTGTCTATGCCTCTGGCACGACCATGAAGCCCATCTTTACGGCAGCCAAGAAAGCGCTCAAGAAGCGCGTGGCCTATGCCGAAGGCGAAGACGAACGCGTACTGCGCGCCGCCCAGATCGTGGTCGATGAACGCCTGGCCCTGCCCACGTTGATCGGCCGTCCCAAGGTGATTGCCGAGCGCATCGAGAAGTTCGGCCTGCGCCTGAAAGAAGGCGTGGACTACAACGTCGTCAACGTCGAACAGGACCACCGCTACCGCGACTTCTGGCAGACCTACCACCGCATGACTGAACGCAAAGGCGTGACGGTGCAGGTTGCCAAGATCGAGATGCGCCGACGCCTCACGCTGATCGGCGCCATGCTGCTGCACAAGGGTGATGTGGACGGCCTGATCTGTGGCACCTGGGGCACGACCGCGCTGCACCTGCACTACATCGACCAGGTCATCGGCAAGCGCCAAGGCGGCAGCCCGAGCACGCCGCAAGACGTACAGATCTACGCCTGCATGAACGGCCTGATGTTGCCGGGCCGCCAGGTGTTCCTGGTCGACACACACGTCAACTACGACCCCAACCCCGAAGAGCTGTGCGAGATTACGGTGATGGCCGCCGAAGAGATGATGCGTTTTGGTGTCAAGCCCAAGGTCGCGTTGCTGTCCCACTCCAACTTTGGAAGCAGCAACGAACCCAGCGCCATCAAGATGCGCCAGACCCTGGCCCTGCTGCAGCAGCAGGCACCCTGGCTGGAAGTCGATGGTGAAATGCACGGCGACGTGGCACTGGACGGTGCAGCCCGCAAAGCCCTGATGCCCAACAGCACCCTGCACGGCGATGCCAACCTGCTGGTGCTGCCGAATATCGATGCGGCCAACATTGCATACAACCTGCTCAAGACGGCCGCTGGCGGCAATATCGCCATTGGCCCCGTGTTGCTGGGTGCGGCCAAACCGGTGCATGTTTTGACAGCTAGCACCACCGTGCGGCGGATTGTAAATATGACAGCATTGACCGTGGCAGATGCAAACGCCACACGGTAA
- a CDS encoding aminoglycoside phosphotransferase family protein: protein MSPSPAPSPNSPALPASEILWTDPTRQALFWDWFDRVQSVHQLDASTLGLASADASFRRYFRVQGPQGTLVIMDAPPDKENCQPFVDIAKLLTQAGLRAPDVLDWDQPHGFMLLTDLGTLTMMQFMDTRGDLNPTYSVTGQAQSAPPLDLYLGAVDTLVQWQLASQPGVLPPYDHALLQRELELFPQWYITAHRQVTLDAAQRKVLDDTFALLIQNNLSWPSVYVHRDFMPRNLMAPTLGTDVSSLPPEGAQPALGRPGGGLGASPGPLYWGVLDFQDAVYGPVTYDIASLMRDAFLSWDEDFCLDVTIRYWEKARKAGLPVGDDFGEFYRGLEWMGLQRHLKVAGIFARLTLRDGKPKYLADAPRFIHYIRSTCSRYSELKPLLRLVEKIEGIEVPNVFAFGRS, encoded by the coding sequence ATGAGCCCAAGCCCCGCCCCTTCGCCCAATTCCCCCGCCCTGCCAGCATCCGAAATCCTCTGGACCGACCCGACACGCCAGGCCCTGTTTTGGGATTGGTTTGACCGCGTACAAAGCGTCCACCAACTGGACGCCAGCACGCTGGGCCTGGCCTCGGCCGACGCCAGTTTTCGCCGCTATTTCCGGGTGCAGGGTCCGCAGGGCACGCTGGTCATCATGGACGCACCGCCTGACAAAGAGAACTGCCAGCCTTTTGTGGACATCGCCAAGCTACTGACACAAGCCGGACTGCGCGCCCCTGACGTACTGGACTGGGACCAGCCCCATGGCTTCATGCTGCTGACCGACCTGGGCACGCTGACCATGATGCAGTTCATGGACACCCGCGGCGACCTGAATCCCACCTACAGCGTCACCGGTCAGGCGCAAAGCGCCCCACCGCTGGACCTGTACTTGGGCGCGGTGGACACGCTGGTGCAGTGGCAACTGGCCTCCCAACCGGGCGTGCTGCCGCCCTACGACCACGCGCTACTACAGCGCGAGCTGGAACTGTTTCCCCAGTGGTACATCACCGCACACCGCCAGGTGACGCTGGATGCAGCCCAGCGCAAGGTGCTGGACGATACCTTTGCGCTGCTGATCCAGAACAACCTGTCCTGGCCCAGTGTCTACGTGCACCGCGACTTCATGCCGCGGAACTTGATGGCCCCCACGCTCGGCACTGACGTGTCCTCGCTGCCCCCCGAGGGGGCGCAACCCGCCTTGGGGCGGCCCGGCGGCGGGTTAGGTGCCTCGCCCGGCCCACTGTATTGGGGCGTGCTGGACTTCCAGGACGCCGTCTATGGCCCCGTCACCTACGACATCGCCAGCCTGATGCGCGACGCGTTTCTGAGCTGGGACGAAGACTTCTGCCTGGATGTGACCATCCGTTACTGGGAAAAAGCGCGCAAGGCGGGCCTGCCCGTGGGCGATGACTTTGGCGAGTTTTACCGTGGCCTGGAGTGGATGGGCCTGCAGCGCCACCTCAAGGTGGCCGGCATTTTTGCCCGCCTGACGCTGCGCGACGGTAAACCCAAGTACCTGGCCGATGCGCCGCGCTTTATCCACTACATCCGCAGCACCTGCAGCCGCTACAGCGAACTCAAACCCCTGCTGCGCCTGGTGGAGAAGATTGAGGGCATTGAAGTGCCCAATGTCTTCGCTTTCGGTCGTTCATAA
- a CDS encoding peptidylprolyl isomerase yields the protein MDFQAHIRSLALVSLSLLAGFSVHAQAPQQADFIVAVVNSEPITNSEVRSEVRRITLQLEQQRQSVPPTEELRRLVLERMVNDRIQLRMARDTGIRVDDAAVDQAEQSVAQQNQIDLPALHQRLAKDGVSVATFRAQLRDQLTLARLHERDVEGRIRISDQDVERFLQDQQNNNVDPLTQDINLAQILIAVPEKATAEQTALIFQQAQKVLSRIRAGEDFGRLVQELSAADRNNGGQLGLRRADRYPPLFVTATQQLGVGGVSEIVRSGAGFHILQVVEKRAPATATRFVVQSRARHILLRTDAKLSQTAAIARLADVKQRILAGSTTFQAQARALSQDGSAEQGGDLGWANPGMFVPEFEEVMNRLNEGDISNPVVSRFGVHLIQLIERRRVELNPQQVRESVRNQLRQSRYEETYSTWAQELRARAFVEMREPPQ from the coding sequence ATGGACTTCCAAGCTCACATCCGTTCACTGGCCCTTGTCTCCTTGTCTCTGCTGGCCGGGTTTTCCGTGCACGCACAGGCACCGCAGCAGGCCGACTTTATTGTGGCGGTGGTCAACTCGGAGCCCATCACCAACAGTGAGGTGCGTTCCGAAGTGCGGCGTATCACCCTGCAACTGGAGCAGCAACGCCAGTCAGTTCCCCCCACTGAGGAGCTGCGCCGCCTGGTGCTGGAACGCATGGTCAATGACCGGATCCAATTGCGGATGGCGCGTGACACGGGTATCCGTGTGGACGACGCGGCGGTGGACCAGGCAGAGCAGAGCGTGGCACAGCAAAACCAGATCGATCTGCCAGCATTGCACCAGCGGCTGGCCAAAGATGGCGTCAGCGTTGCCACCTTCCGGGCCCAGTTGCGTGACCAGCTGACTTTGGCACGCCTGCATGAGCGGGATGTGGAAGGCCGCATCCGTATCTCCGACCAGGACGTGGAGCGTTTCCTCCAGGACCAGCAAAACAACAATGTCGACCCGTTGACGCAAGACATCAACCTGGCGCAAATCCTGATCGCCGTGCCCGAGAAGGCCACCGCAGAACAGACGGCATTGATCTTTCAACAGGCGCAGAAGGTGCTTAGCCGCATCCGCGCGGGTGAAGACTTTGGCCGCCTGGTGCAGGAGCTGTCCGCCGCGGACCGCAACAACGGCGGCCAACTGGGCTTGCGTCGCGCAGACCGCTATCCGCCGCTGTTTGTAACGGCAACCCAGCAACTGGGCGTCGGTGGGGTCTCCGAAATCGTGCGCTCCGGTGCGGGGTTTCACATTCTGCAGGTCGTCGAGAAACGGGCCCCTGCCACGGCAACTCGTTTTGTGGTGCAAAGCCGTGCGCGGCACATCTTGCTGCGTACGGATGCCAAACTTTCGCAAACGGCTGCAATCGCCCGTTTGGCGGACGTGAAGCAGCGCATTCTGGCAGGCAGCACCACCTTTCAGGCCCAGGCGCGTGCCTTGTCCCAGGATGGCAGTGCCGAGCAGGGCGGGGATCTGGGTTGGGCTAATCCGGGCATGTTTGTGCCGGAGTTTGAGGAAGTCATGAACCGCCTCAATGAGGGAGACATCAGCAACCCTGTGGTGTCGCGTTTTGGGGTGCACCTGATCCAGTTGATCGAACGCCGGCGCGTGGAACTCAACCCGCAACAGGTACGCGAATCCGTGCGTAACCAGTTGCGCCAAAGTCGGTACGAGGAAACGTATTCCACCTGGGCGCAGGAATTGCGCGCCCGCGCCTTCGTAGAGATGCGTGAGCCACCCCAATGA
- a CDS encoding LPS-assembly protein LptD → MALLVCAVGSGLAHAQAVVEALTVEVPLQLQSSGLLAETITPAQREAAPVFLQGDRISGRPDLETVVEGDAVFRKAGTTIRADRLEYYQPDDQAKATGNVRINRAGNVYEGSLLELKVESFEGFFNEPSYHFLQNDAHGEADRIDFLDESHAVVRNATYTTCRRLPGPSWMPDWILRATSISLDNDEDVGVATGAVLSFKGVPILPVPAISFPLSDKRKSGVLPPTIGVDSVNGAELSVPYYWNIAPNRDATLTPTVMAERGVDLGAEFRYLEPTYSGVVRANYMPSDRLRGADRWGMAFVHQGMVDTGIAAVGNVSVTANLNRVSDDNYWRDFTRSSGTLTQRLLSSDVTASWGRGPVSASARVLKWQTLQDPTAPIVPPYDRAPQLTARYAKSNDWGGVDWSVDGDFTQFEADRSLTLQPNAQRSLALMQISRPWLGSAGFVTPKVQLHATSYQFDALLPNGSSTASSVVPTFSLDSGLVFERDTNLFGRGLVQTLEPRAFYVNTPYRNQSGLPNYDTGANDFNFASIYTENAFGGHDKISDNNLLTLGLTTRYLDAETGGQLARFGIAQRLRFEDQLVTLNSTTAPAQAGFSDVLLGASVNVNDHWALDSTVQYNAKTDQSTRSTVGGRYSPSNYRVVNAAYRFQRDVSEQIDVSWQWPLNDLLGDMGQALGAGRGQGEGRYYSVGRLNYSLNERRLVDTVFGVEYDAGCWLGRVVLERVQTSTATATQRVMFQIEFVGFTRLGVSPQQTLTQSISRYQNLREPGGSASRFSNYD, encoded by the coding sequence ATGGCCCTGTTGGTCTGTGCGGTGGGCAGTGGCCTGGCACACGCACAAGCGGTGGTGGAAGCGCTGACGGTGGAGGTGCCCTTGCAACTGCAATCCAGCGGCTTGTTGGCAGAAACCATCACACCGGCCCAGCGCGAGGCTGCGCCGGTGTTCCTGCAGGGCGACCGGATTTCGGGCCGCCCCGATCTGGAAACCGTGGTCGAGGGCGATGCGGTGTTCCGCAAGGCCGGCACCACCATACGCGCCGACCGGCTGGAGTATTACCAGCCGGATGACCAGGCCAAGGCCACCGGCAATGTGCGCATCAACCGCGCTGGCAATGTCTATGAAGGCAGCCTGCTGGAGCTCAAGGTCGAGAGTTTTGAAGGCTTTTTCAACGAGCCGAGTTACCACTTTCTGCAGAACGATGCCCATGGCGAGGCCGACCGTATCGATTTTCTGGACGAGAGCCACGCGGTGGTGCGCAACGCCACGTACACCACCTGCCGCCGCCTGCCTGGGCCGAGCTGGATGCCGGACTGGATACTGCGCGCCACGAGTATCAGCCTGGACAACGACGAAGACGTGGGCGTTGCCACCGGCGCGGTGCTGAGTTTCAAGGGTGTGCCCATCCTGCCGGTGCCGGCCATCAGCTTCCCGCTGTCGGACAAACGCAAATCCGGCGTGCTGCCGCCCACCATTGGTGTAGACAGCGTCAATGGCGCCGAACTCTCGGTGCCCTACTACTGGAATATCGCGCCCAACCGCGACGCCACACTGACACCCACCGTGATGGCCGAGCGCGGCGTCGATCTGGGCGCCGAGTTTCGATATCTTGAGCCCACGTATTCCGGCGTAGTCCGGGCCAATTACATGCCCAGTGACCGCCTGCGCGGGGCAGACCGCTGGGGCATGGCTTTTGTTCACCAGGGCATGGTGGATACCGGCATCGCGGCTGTGGGCAATGTGAGTGTGACTGCCAATCTGAATCGCGTCAGTGACGACAATTACTGGCGTGATTTCACGCGCTCCAGTGGCACGCTGACCCAACGCCTGTTGTCCAGTGACGTGACCGCGAGCTGGGGGCGTGGTCCGGTATCCGCCAGCGCACGGGTGCTGAAGTGGCAAACCTTGCAGGACCCGACCGCGCCCATCGTGCCGCCTTACGACCGCGCGCCCCAATTGACGGCACGTTATGCGAAGAGTAATGACTGGGGTGGTGTGGATTGGTCGGTGGATGGCGACTTCACCCAGTTCGAAGCCGACCGCAGCCTGACCCTGCAGCCCAACGCCCAACGCAGTCTGGCGCTGATGCAGATCAGCCGCCCTTGGCTCGGCTCTGCCGGGTTCGTCACGCCCAAAGTGCAGTTGCACGCGACGAGTTACCAGTTCGATGCCCTGTTGCCCAACGGCAGCAGCACCGCCAGCAGCGTGGTGCCAACATTCAGCCTGGACAGCGGCCTGGTGTTTGAACGCGACACCAACCTGTTTGGGCGCGGCCTGGTGCAGACGCTGGAGCCGCGCGCCTTTTATGTGAATACACCGTACCGCAACCAGAGTGGGTTGCCCAACTACGACACCGGTGCCAACGATTTCAACTTTGCCAGCATCTATACGGAAAATGCGTTTGGCGGCCACGACAAGATTTCGGACAACAACCTGTTGACGCTGGGCCTGACCACGCGTTACCTGGACGCCGAGACCGGTGGCCAGTTGGCGCGTTTTGGCATTGCCCAGCGCCTGCGTTTTGAAGACCAACTGGTCACGCTGAATTCCACCACGGCGCCGGCGCAGGCGGGTTTCAGCGATGTGCTGCTCGGTGCCTCAGTCAACGTGAATGACCACTGGGCGCTGGACTCCACGGTGCAATACAACGCCAAAACGGATCAGTCCACGCGCTCCACTGTCGGTGGACGTTACAGCCCCAGCAACTACCGCGTGGTCAACGCGGCGTACCGTTTCCAGCGCGATGTGAGCGAACAAATCGACGTGAGCTGGCAGTGGCCACTCAACGACCTTTTAGGGGACATGGGCCAAGCACTGGGCGCGGGACGCGGCCAGGGCGAGGGGCGCTACTACAGCGTGGGGCGTTTGAACTACAGCCTCAACGAGCGGCGCCTGGTGGATACCGTGTTTGGCGTCGAGTACGATGCAGGCTGCTGGCTGGGCCGGGTAGTTCTGGAGCGCGTGCAAACCAGTACCGCAACCGCGACCCAGCGCGTGATGTTCCAGATTGAATTTGTCGGCTTCACCCGGTTGGGTGTCAGCCCCCAGCAGACCTTGACGCAGAGCATCTCGCGTTACCAGAATTTGCGTGAACCCGGCGGCAGCGCCAGCCGCTTCAGCAACTACGATTGA